ATCACGACGGTGCTCGGATCGGTGGGCGCCGCGTAGTAGGACCCGTCGGGGGCCGTCGCGCAGCCCGAGAGCATCAGGCCCGTCGCGACCGCGGTGAGGCGCGCCCGGATCCACATGGTCGGCCTGCTCATCTTAGGAGGGGGCGTCGGCGAAGCCCGCAGAAATAAGGCCCGCCAGCGCTGGGGGATGGCCGCGCGCCGACCGCATCCGGTGGGGCTGGATTCACACGCCTGTGACATCGCCCCCGCCGGCGCTGATACACTTTGCGACACGGAGGACGGTGACGACATGCTGATCAAGCGAGGCGGCGACATCCGGAGCGGGGAGATCACGGACCAGGCGCTCTATCTGAGCCGGCGCGCTTTCATGGTGGGCGCGGCCGCGCTGGCCTTCGCGCCGATCGGGGCCGAGGCGGCCGCGCCGCCGGCGGCCGGTCAGCCGCTCGCGGCGACGCGCAACCGAGCATTCGACCTGCCCGATGCGATGACGAAGTTCCAGGACGCGACCACCTACAACAATTTCTACGAGTTCGGGGTGAACAAGGAAGATCCCTCGCAGCTCGCCGGCTCGTTCAAGCCGCGGCCGTGGAAGGTGCAGGTCGACGGCCTCGTGCAGAAGCCGAAGACGTTCGACCTCGACGACGTGCTGAAGATGGCTCCGCTCGAGGAGCGGGTCTACCGCATGCGCTGCGTCGAGGGCTGGTCCATGGTGATTCCCTGGATCGGCTTTCCGCTCTCCGATCTCATCAAGCGGGCGGAGCCCACCGGCTCGGCCAAGTACGTGGAGTTCTCGACCCTGGTGGACCCCGCCCAGTTCCCCGGCCAGAAGAAGGGGATCTTCAACTTCGGCGGCCTCGACTGGCCCTACACCGAGGGACTGCGCCTCGACGAGGCGCTGCATCCGCTGACGCTGATCACCGTCGGCATGTACGGGCAGGTGCTGCCGAACCAGAACGGGGCGCCGATCCGCGTGGTGGTGCCCTGGAAGTACGGCTTCAAGAGCGCCAAGTCGATCGTGCGCATCCGCTTCACCGCCGACGAGCCGAAGACGGCGTGGAACAAGGCAGCCCCGCAGGAGTACGGCTTCTACTCCAACGTCAATCCGAAGGTGGACCATCCGCGCTGGAGCCAGGCGACCGAGCGGCGCATCGGCGAGTTCCGCCGGCGCGAGACCCTCATGTTCAACGGCTACGACCAGGTCGCTTCCCTCTACACCGGGATGGATCTCAAGAAGCAGTACTGAGGTGATCCGGCGCGCCCGCGTCGCGCTGAAGGTCGTCGCGTGGGTCGCGTGCCTGGCCCCGCTGGCCGCGCTCGGCTACCGGGTCTACACCGGTGACCTCACCGCGAACCCGATCAGCTTCATCACCAACTGGCTCGGTGACTGGACGCTGCGCATCCTGCTCGCCAGCCTCGCCATGACCCCGCTGCGGATCCTGTTCCACTGGTCGTGGCCGGTGACGCTGCGGCGGCTCCTCGGCCTCTTCGCGTTCTTCTACGCCTCGCTGCACTTCTCGGTCTGGCTCGTGCTCGACCACTTCTTCGACTGGCGACAGATGGGCGCCGACATCGTCAAGCGTCCCTACATCACGGTGGGCATGACCGCGCTGCTCTTGATGATCCCGCTCGCGGTCACCTCGACCGCGGGGGCGATCCGCCGTCTGGGCGGCGCGCGGTGGCAGTGGCTGCACCGGCTGGTGTACGTGATCGGGGTGTGCGCGGTGCTGCACTATCTGTGGCTCGCCAAGAAGGCGAACCCGGACCCGTACTACTACGCGGCGGCGTTCATCGTGCTGATGGTGATCCGCGCGGTGGGCTGGGCGCGGCGGGTCTCGGCGCGGCTGACCGCGGCGCGCCCCTCGCCCCGGCCCTCTCCCCAGGGGGGAGAGGGAGCCTAGGGGCGGCTACTTCGTCGGCTGGTAGTAGGGGTTCTCGCCCGAGGCGTGATCCGTGGTGTCCAGCACTTCCTCGACCTCGGGGAGCTCCTCCTTGATCAGCCGCTCGATCCCCTGCTTGAGCGTGACGTCGGCGGCTCCGCAGCCCTGACAACCGCCTCCCATCTGCAAGTAGACCTTGTTGTCCTTGACGTCCACCAGCTGCACGAATCCACCGTGGCCGGCGACCGCCGGATTGATCATGTTCTCGATCAGGTCCTGCACCTTGGTCATCAGCTCGTCGCTCATGGGCTCCTCCGCACGGGGTCACGCTACGGCCATACTGTATCACGGCGGGTCTCGCCGAGGACGTCGAGGAGTCCCTTCGCGGCCTGCCGCTCGGCGGTGTCGAAGCCCTCGGTGAACCGGCGGTAGACCGGCGCCAGGAGATCGCGGGCCTCCCCGTCACGGCCCTGCCCGTGCCGGAGCCGAGCCAGGCTCACCGCGCACCGCAGCTCCAGCGACAAGACGTCTTGCCGGCGGGCCCAGTCCAGCCCCCGGCGGAAGTGCTCCTCGGCCGCGGCGACAGCCCGTGCGCCTCGAGCCCGCAGGAGCACGTCGGCCTTCAGCCGCAGCAGCTCGGCGATGCACCATAGCTCCCGGCCTCCCGAAGCTCGTCGAGCGCGGCGCCTGTCGTCGCGCGTCGTCGACGGCCGTGCCGCTCAGTCTCGGGCGAGCCCGCCCTGGCCGATCTCGCCGACGACGCGGACGCGGGTGCGGAGCGAGTTGCCGGGGAGGTAGGCCAGCGGCAGGTCCTCGATCTCCACCACGTTGATGGTGGCCCGGTCCGCGCCGGCGGCGACCGCCTTGTCCTCGGCGGCGCGCCGGGCGCGGGCGATGGCCTCGTCGCGGCTGAGGTCCTGGAAGATCTGGTCCACCTCGCCGCTCACCTGCGCG
This genomic stretch from Candidatus Methylomirabilota bacterium harbors:
- a CDS encoding protein-methionine-sulfoxide reductase heme-binding subunit MsrQ, yielding MIRRARVALKVVAWVACLAPLAALGYRVYTGDLTANPISFITNWLGDWTLRILLASLAMTPLRILFHWSWPVTLRRLLGLFAFFYASLHFSVWLVLDHFFDWRQMGADIVKRPYITVGMTALLLMIPLAVTSTAGAIRRLGGARWQWLHRLVYVIGVCAVLHYLWLAKKANPDPYYYAAAFIVLMVIRAVGWARRVSARLTAARPSPRPSPQGGEGA
- a CDS encoding NifU family protein — protein: MSDELMTKVQDLIENMINPAVAGHGGFVQLVDVKDNKVYLQMGGGCQGCGAADVTLKQGIERLIKEELPEVEEVLDTTDHASGENPYYQPTK
- the msrP gene encoding protein-methionine-sulfoxide reductase catalytic subunit MsrP yields the protein MLIKRGGDIRSGEITDQALYLSRRAFMVGAAALAFAPIGAEAAAPPAAGQPLAATRNRAFDLPDAMTKFQDATTYNNFYEFGVNKEDPSQLAGSFKPRPWKVQVDGLVQKPKTFDLDDVLKMAPLEERVYRMRCVEGWSMVIPWIGFPLSDLIKRAEPTGSAKYVEFSTLVDPAQFPGQKKGIFNFGGLDWPYTEGLRLDEALHPLTLITVGMYGQVLPNQNGAPIRVVVPWKYGFKSAKSIVRIRFTADEPKTAWNKAAPQEYGFYSNVNPKVDHPRWSQATERRIGEFRRRETLMFNGYDQVASLYTGMDLKKQY